One genomic segment of Panicum virgatum strain AP13 chromosome 2N, P.virgatum_v5, whole genome shotgun sequence includes these proteins:
- the LOC120658411 gene encoding NEP1-interacting protein-like 1, which yields MDSVPSSSSPWAAAAGAPCCPFDALRRACARHAAAAARAAGWALGALLTCVFVVVGSLVGIFIGAFMGMSTESGMLRGAGVGAVSGAVFSIEAVESCIEIWRSSHSGKYSILFVLDIISSLFSGRIVWEKVSPALQRAVQSQMSLLSTPFIDNNDLFETGSTGGMSRDLIDRIPKMRFSAASNCDQETDSSCCSVCLQDFGVQQFVRALPQCQHVFHVRCIDNWLLRHASCPLCRASVHIDHIHM from the exons ATGGATTCggtgccttcttcctcctctccctgggccgccgccgccggcgctccctGCTGCCCCTTCGACGCGCTGCGGAGGGCGTGCGccaggcacgccgccgccgccgccagggccgcgggctgggcgcTCGGCGCGCTGCTCACCTGCGTCTTCGTCGTCG TGGGCTCACTCGTTGGGATCTTCATTGGTGCCTTCATGGGGATGTCCACGGAAAGCGGTATGCTCCGCGGGGCTGGCGTTGGAGCAGTCTCCGGTGCAGTATTCTCCATTGAGGCTGTTGAATCCTGCATTGAGATTTGGAGGTCCAGCCATTCAGGAAAATACAGCATTCTCTTTGTG CTGGACATCATCTCTAGCCTCTTCAGCGGAAGAATTGTGTGGGAGAAAGTCAGTCCAGCACTGCAGCGTGCCGTGCAAAGCCAG ATGAGTCTACTGAGCACACCATTCATCGACAACAATGACCTTTTTGAAACTGGCAGCACAGGGGGCATGTCAAGGGATTTGATTGACAGGATCCCAAAGATGAGGTTCAGTGCTGCAAGCAATTGTGACCAGGAAACTGATAGCAGCTGCTGCTCAGTCTGCCTTCAG GATTTTGGAGTACAACAATTTGTGAGGGCCCTGCCTCAGTGCCAACACGTATTCCATGTGCGGTGCATCGACAATTGGCTCCTTAGGCATGCATCTTGCCCACTATGTCGGGCCAGTGTTCATATAGACCATATACATATGTAA
- the LOC120658413 gene encoding mannose-P-dolichol utilization defect 1 protein homolog 2-like — MVAMELEILGMNFGCVLAALSDAKIPDKGCLLPLISKLLGYAIVAASTTVKLPQILKILKHGSVRGLSVASFELEVVGYTIALAYCIHKGLPFSAYGELAFLLIQAIILVAIIYYYSPPMGTKTWMKALLYCGLAPTVLAGKIDPALFEVLYASQHAIFFFARVPQIWKNFTNKGTGELSFLTCFMNFAGSIVRVFTSIQEKTPLSVIMGSAIGIVMNGTLLGQILLYQKATPKKQKKKD, encoded by the exons ATGGTGGCGATGGAGCTGGAGATCCTGGGCATGAACTTCGGGTGCGTCCTCGCGGCGCTGAGCGACGCCAAGATCCCCGACAAGGGCTGCCTCCTCCCGCTCATCTCCAAGCTGCTCGGCTACGCCATCGTCGCCGCATCCACCACCGTCAAGCTCCCCCAG ATACTGAAAATTTTGAAGCATGGAAGTGTTAGAGGACTTAGTGTAGCATCCTTTGAGCTTGAGGTCGTTGGCTACACGATTGCTTTGGCATATTGTATTCATAAAGGACTTCCCTTTTCAGCTTATGGAGAGCTAGCTTTTCTGTTAATCCAAG CAATTATCTTGGTTGCAATCATTTACTATTACTCCCCGCCAATGGGAACCAAAACATGGATGAAAGCTTTATT ATATTGTGGACTGGCTCCAACTGTTTTGGCTGGAAAAATTGATCCTGCTCTTTTTGAAGTCCTTTAT GCTTCACAGCATGCTATCTTCTTTTTTGCTAGAGTTCCACAGATATGGAAGAATTTTACG AATAAGGGCACTGGCGAGCTCAGCTTTCTTACCTGTTTCATGAACTTTGCTGGTTCTATTG TAAGAGTTTTTACCAGCATCCAGGAGAAGACTCCCTTAAGTG TGATCATGGGCTCTGCAATTGGCATCGTCATGAACGGCACACTCTTGGGTCAGATACTACTGTACCAGAAGGCCACTCcgaagaaacaaaagaaaaaagattaa
- the LOC120658329 gene encoding serine carboxypeptidase-like: MEPAGRSPALVLLGLLLLAVSAARGSPDGGSVLRLPSSAPRHLAPRFPRSTAVDLIRALNLHPADASPRPVPADGAPAPAGTLVERPIRLAALAGEGSSVEDLGHHAGYYRLPNTHDARMFYFFFESRGHKDDPVVIWLTGGPGCSSELALFYENGPFHIADNLSLVWNDFGWDKASNLIYVDQPTGTGFSYSSDSRDTRHNEAAISNDLYDFLQAFFAEHPEYAKNDFFITGESYAGHYIPAFASRVYRGNNNNEGIHINLKGFAIGNGLTDPAIQYKAYPDYALDMGLITKSQFNRINKIVPTCEFAVKLCGTSGTVSCLAAYFVCNTIFSAIRIIIGNKNYYDIRKPCVGSLCYDFSNLEKFLNKKSVRESLGVGDIEFVSCSTSVYEAMLLDWMRNLEVGIPELLENDIKVLIYAGEYDLICNWLGNSRWVNSMEWSGKEAFVSSSDKPFTVDGKEAGVLKSHGPLSFLKVHDSGHMVPMDQPKAALEMLKRWTSGNLSGTSSVSQKFNFDM, encoded by the exons ATGGAGCCCGCCGGTAGGAGCCCCGCGCTCgtgctcctcggcctcctcctgctcgccgtctccgccgcccgcggctcgccggatGGCGGGAGCGTCCTCCGCCTCCCGTCCTCCGCGCCGCGGCACCTGGCCCCGCGCTTCCCCCGCTCCACGGCCGTCGACCTGATCCGCGCCCTCAACCTCCACCCCGCCGACGCCTCCCCGCGTCCCGTCCCCGCCGacggcgcccccgcccccgcgggGACCCTCGTCGAGAGGCCCATCCGCCTCGCGGCCCTCGCGGGCGAGGGCTCGTCGGTGGAGGACCTCGGCCACCACGCCGGGTACTACCGCCTCCCCAACACCCACGACGCCAG GATGTTCTACTTCTTCTTCGAGTCGAGGGGGCACAAGGACGACCCCGTGGTGATCTGGCTCACGGGCGGGCCCGGGTGCAGCAGCGAGCTCGCGCTCTTCTACGAGAATGGACCCTTCCACATAGCGGACAACTTGTCGCTCGTCTGGAATGACTTTGGCTGGGACAAG GCATCCAACCTTATCTATGTTGACCAGCCCACTGGAACTGGTTTCAGCTACAGCTCGGACTCACGGGACACTCGCCACAACGAAGCTGCCATCAGCAATGATTTATATGACTTCCTGCAG GCCTTTTTCGCTGAGCACCCAGAGTATGCTAAAAATGATTTCTTCATAACCGGGGAATCATATGCTGGCCATTACATTCCTGCCTTTGCAAGTCGTGTGTACCGAGGAAACAATAACAATGAGGGCATTCACATTAATCTGAAG GGTTTTGCGATTGGCAACGGGCTAACAGATCCAGCAATACAGTACAAGGCATACCCTGATTATGCATTGGATATGGGTTTGATCACAAAATCACAGTTTAACAGGATCAATAAAATAGTTCCAACTTGTGAATTTGCTGTCAAGCTTTGTG GTACCTCTGGCACTGTATCCTGCCTTGCCGCTTACTTCGTTTGTAATACAATTTTCAGTGCCATCAGGATAATCATAGGGAATAAAAAT TACTATGACATCAGGAAACCATGTGTTGGAAGCCTGTGCTATGATTTCTCAAATTTGGAGAAATTCCTGAACAAAAAATCTGTTAGAGAGAGCCTTGGAGTTGGAGACATAGAGTTCGTTTCATGCAGCACAAGTGTCTATGAGGCCATGCTATTAGATTGGATGAGGAACCTTGAAGTTGGAATCCCTGAACTCCTTGAGAATGACATCAAAGTGTTGATTTACGCTGGAGAGTATGATCTCATATGCAACTGGCTCG GGAACTCGAGATGGGTAAACTCTATGGAATGGTCTGGAAAGGAAGCTTTTGTCTCATCGTCTGATAAGCCCTTCACTGTCGATGGAAAAGAAGCCGGCGTTCTAAAGAGCCATGGTCCTTTGAGTTTCTTGAAG GTGCATGATTCTGGTCACATGGTACCGATGGATCAACCGAAGGCTGCTCTGGAGATGCTGAAGAGGTGGACTTCCGGAAACCTTTCGGGCACGTCTTCAGTCTCCCAGAAGTTTAATTTCGATATGTGA